In the Bacteroidota bacterium genome, CTTTTTTTTTCTGTTTTTCTTTGTCAAATAATATATGTGTTGCAGGGCGTAAAGCGAAGCATCAACTGAAACAAGGGCAAAGCAGATTACAAACTTTAAAGCAAGTATTATATACAGTCCAAAAATTCACACATTCAATCAAAAAATCAAACAAGCAGTTTTTGATATTGTTTACATTTATGCAAAAGGTTTAAATAGTGGCAAACCACTTGAAAAGCCTTGCCCAAATTGCTTTGTATTTCCTGCAAAAATTCAGATGATATGGATTTTGCAAAACCCTCTCTTTCGGCTTATGGAAGGCAAAAGCATTTCATCAGTTCCTTACTGGTTTAAATTATTCCATTGATCCATCAGTAGTGATTTTTAAAGCACCATTAAGTCACAAGCCAAGCGGTGTAGTAAAGATAAATATGCTTTTGTGCAAGATGTCCATAAGAGCTAAAGCTGATAGAACGAAAGAAAAGCAGATGTACGAAACATTGGCACTCTTAGCAGATGTAAAAAAAAAGCAATGATGTGCAAGCACTTTAAAAGGTAGTCATATTGGCTGCCATAACTCCAGGAAATCTTTTGACCATAAAAAATTTATATGCAAAAAAGTAGCAAGGGATTAACGCTAACCATTTCAAAAAAAAAAACCAAAGACTACGGCATAAACACAACCCACCGCACCAAGGCTTCAATGTTCCGTTTCCCTTTTGGTTTTACCTCCTGCTTGAGAAGCATATAAATTCACTTTCATTATGCAAAATCATCCACGTATTCAAAGCAGGCAGCCAGTTAGGCACACTTGTCCTTTACTCACGCAGGGGGTGCTGTCCATCAGCACTGCGCTTTCACCTTTTTGCTTATCAGCGTTACATCCGCAGGTCTCGGTTAGCCCATCAGCCAGTTTTGGCATCAAGGTTTGTAACCCTCGTGTGGTTGTTTCGTTTGGTGCTATCCATCAGGTGTTCGTGAGCTTTCAGCATTCATCCCTTTTTAGGGCTTTGCATACTTTAAAACAAAAACCCCACAAGGGCAGGGCTTCTATTTAACCATAAGAAAGAAAGCCATTGAAGCTAATTCAACTTAAATTTTAACACGTTGTAACACCATTTTTAATGGGTATTGAATACCGTTTACCTCTTGGAAAAACTCTATTGTCGAAAGAAAGAAGTTTTGTACCGACATGACGGAACACCGGGAGCTTAAAATTGGTAAGATGTTAGTACCATCAATTAGCAAATTTTGCACAGGGCTGTATTCAATTGCAACTCGTTGTTTACAAAATGTACATCAGCAAACGCAGATTTAAAACTAACATTGGGTTGCTCCATGCAGGGGTAGTAAATATCATTATTAGGAGTGAATGCAGGAAAACCATTATCACCAGTACCAGTATTAGCAGTGAACGGAGCAAATACAACACTACCCAAAGTGCCTATCATTGAAATCAAAACCTTCCAATAGCTGTGCCATCGGGTCCGTTCCGATACCTACATTTCTTTCAATCTTGGAGAAGTGGCATCGAAGTTTTTAATCTGTGTCATTATTTGCGTTAAAAGACTGTGAAACACGGTTATCTCCTGCGTTCATCATCAAATTACACAGCATTGCGGAGTAGTTTCCAGCACTTGCAGAGCTTCCAATTCGCCACCGTTTCACGGGTACGTTGGAAGTTTGATCATTGGCTATTCTGTCGCCAGATACACCACTTTTTGTTTTCGCAAGATGTCCATCCTGTGTTTTGTAGAGGTAAAAGTTATCCAATGTAACCTTCTATTTTTAGTAAGCCTTTAAATCCTTGCCATTTTGTTATTTATTTAAATTGTTAGTATTTACTTTTTAGTTACGATACAGCCTTATACAAAACCTGTATCTGTTTTTTAAATGATACTTTCTGAATAGCGAGGCGGACAAACTTTCCAGCCCCACATTCCCAAAGTCCTTTCTTTCGCTTGATGCTTTACGCATCAAATCTTCAAGCCTTGCATCAGTATCAAAATTGATGAGTGCTAAGCCCAACCATTTACAATAAGTATTTCATCCAGTCTTGCCATCCACACATACCATTGCCAATCCTCTACCGTACACATCAGATTTCAATACGCAAACTTTACCACCTTACCAAGTATCAGGCTTACATTCAGCAAGAGTTAAAACCCCAGTGTTGATTTGAGTCCAGGGCACCAACATTCAATAACCACTATTGTATGCTCCTTTGCAGTCGTTTTAAGAACGTATGTATCACATCCTTAACTTTCATACGCCCTTGCTTCTTCTTGCGAAAAAGCAACTTAAAAGCCGTTAAAACAAAACAGGTACAATTATTTTCTTCATCAACGATACAAAACTATGATGCTTTATAAGGCTCACAAATAACCACTTCCGACACTTCCGTTATTACACATTATTCCAACAACAATTCTACACTCACCACTCACAAAAACATATTATCTTTGCAATGTTTACTTTATACTGATGTATGGATAAATATGAAAAGAGTATTTTAAAATGAATAGACTGTGTATTTATCCGAAAGACATTCAGATAATCACAGGCAAAAGTTTATAGATATGTAGATACCTTAATAAGAGGATTAAAGAGTACTTCAACAAGCAGCAACACCAAGTTGTTACCGTTGAAGAGTTCTGCCAGTATATGGGCTTACAACTGGAAGCAGTTGTTAGTCAATTAAGATAGTGTAAAAACTTATCTTCGCCTTTTGCTTATGATAAGGACAAACACACTCTCTACACTAAACAACATTTTTCTTTTCTTTGTGCTGTACTTTACTTGTTTTAGTGGGTTTTGTTTGCCCAGTTGTTGCCCAAATAAATATGCAACCCTCTGAAACCCTTATTGATAGGGCTTTACATTTTTAAAACAATTTGTATCGGAAAGTAAATCTCATGCAATTATTTGTATTGTATATCAGTCATTATTTATATTTAAACAAATTAATGAATGATATATCATTCATTATAAAGCATTATTAAGTATAATTTTGTATATTTGCTGCTACTTTAATTTAACTGATTTGAAGTAAGCATGAAAACTTTCTCAACTATAAACTGAAATTCATTGAGCGATAAAGCCCTCGCAGAGCACATTGGGTTTTATTAAAGAAAAAGCGTATGGAGCAAAACAAAACTCAAGATACACTTGCAACTGCTGCCGGTATTAGTCGCTCAACCTTGAGTTTACTAGAGAAAGGAGAGGTGGTTACTATCGCTACACTGCTCCAAGTATTGCGCGTGTTAGATCAATTACCAATTCTCGAGGTATTTACTGTTCAACCTATAGTAAGCCCAATTCAACTAGCAAAACAAGAACTGAAAAAGCGTAAACGAGCAAGTGGCTCCACAAAATCCTCCAACTCAACATCAAGCTGGTAATCATGAACACAGCATTTGTAAAAATATGGGGTGAATTGGTTGGTGCAGTTGCGGGACCAAAGCAGTGGTATAGCCACATTTGAATATGACAACAATTTCAAAAAACTAAACTGGGATTTATCTCCGTTAAAAATGCCGATTCAATTCCCAAAAATATTTTCAATTTTCCAGAATTAAAACTGTCTAAAAATACTGCCTTCGATAGATTCAAAGGATTACCTGGATTGTTAGCAGATGTGCTCTGACAAGTATGGTAATCAGCTAATCGATATTTGGCTGGCACAAAATGGGCGAGCAACCAACAGTATGAATCCTGTAGAAATGTTATGCTTTATTGGAACAAGAGGTATGGGAGCCTTGGAGTTTGAACCTGCAGCTTTTAAAGAAGGTAAGCGAACTTTTACAATCGAAATGGAAAGTTTAGTAGACCAGGCAAAAAAACTCCTTTCTCAAAAAACCTCTTTCACAGCTAATTTTAAAAGGGAGGAGGAACAAGCTATTGTGGAGATATTAAAAATTGGTACATCAGCCAGGAAGCCAGACCTAAGGCAGTTATTGCCTATAATGAAAAGACTGCTGAAGTGGTTCTGGACAAACCAATGCCCCCAAAAGGCTTTGAGCATTGGTTACAAAACTTGATGGAGTAAACGACGTTCAAGTTGCTCAACTAGGCGGTTATGGAAGAGTGGAAATGCTTTATTATAACATGGCGCTTGCTTGTGGTATTGAAATGATGCCTTCAATGTTATTGGAAGAAATGAAAGGGCGCACTTTATGACAAAACGGTTCGACAGGGAAATGGGGACATAAAACACCATATTCAAACCTTTTGTGCGATGAGTCATTTTGATTACAATGTTGTTACGAGTTTTAGTTATGAGCAACTATTTCAAACCATGCGTGAACTTAAACTAAGTTATGTCGAAGCTGAGCAATTATTTCGAAGAATGGTCTTTAATGTGAT is a window encoding:
- a CDS encoding helix-turn-helix transcriptional regulator, whose product is MEQNKTQDTLATAAGISRSTLSLLEKGEVVTIATLLQVLRVLDQLPILEVFTVQPIVSPIQLAKQELKKRKRASGSTKSSNSTSSW